The Actinomycetota bacterium DNA window GTAAAAGAAGAGGCCAAGCATATTTTCAGGGCAAGGATTTTGAATCCGAAATGGATAGAAAGCATGAAAAAGCATGGATTTAAGGGAGCGGGAGATTTTTCAAGGATGGTAGATGTAGCTTTTGGCTGGGACGCAACAGCAAATACAATGGAGGACTGGATGTACGAAGCGCTGGCAAATACTTATGCACTTGACAGAGAAATGCAGGATTTCTTTAATGAGCATAACAAATATGCGCTTCATAATATTGCCGAACGGCTTCTTGAAGCAGTTGAACGTGGAATGTGGGATGCTTCTGAAGAAATGGTAGACGAACTTAAAGAACTGATGATGGAGGTGGAAGGTGAACTGGAGGCAAATTAATGACGGAGAAAACTGAAATAAATAAAAATATCAGGCAGCATGCCGGAAGCGGCAGAAATTCTTTATCCGGTGGAGAAAACATAAAGCTGAATGAAAATGATGCTATATCCATATCAATAAGAAATGTAGTGAAGAAATATGGAAATCTGTATGCGGTTAAGGATATTTCATTTGATGTTAAAAAAGGCGAGTTCTTTGGCTTTTTAGGTCCAAATGGTGCAGGTAAAACGACGATAATCAGGATTATTACGACTTCCACGAAAGCCACTTCCGGCCAGGTTCTGGTAAATGGATATGACATAACAAAGGAACCGATCAAAGCTAAAAAAGACATTGGTGTAGTCAGCCAGTATATAAATATAGATATGGAGCTTACCTGCAGGGAAAATCTTATTGTTCACGCGATGCTTCACAGGATGAAAAAGAAAGAAGCTTCAGAACGGATTGATTTCCTTCTTGATTATATAGAAATGACTGATAAAAAAAATGTTCTTGTGGAGCATATTTCAGGAGGAATGAAGAGAAAGCTCATGATTGCAAGAGCTCTTCTTCATGAACCCGATATATTATTTCTTGACGAACCGACTATAGGCCTTGACGCGCACAGTAAAAGAAAGCTATGGGAGCTTATGTCAAAGATCAATTCGGAAAATAAAACTATATTTTTGACTACCCATTATATTGAAGAAGCGGAAGAGCTGTGCAGCAGGGTCGGAATAATACATGAAGGGCAGTTGATCGCACTGGACAGTCCTGCGAATCTGATTAAAACAGTTGGAAGCATTACTCTTGATGTTCTTGAAAATGACATGCTTAAGTCATATTTTTTTAACTCAAGAGAGCAGGCTCTTGCCGGTGCCTCTAAAAATGAAGGGACCGTTGTGATCAGGGAAACAAACCTCGAGGATGTGTTTTTAAATAAAACCGGAAGAAGGGTGGAAAGTTGAGTATCAAAGGGATATGGGCAGTTGTATATAGAGATTTTCTTAAGGAAAAAAGAAGAGGGATAAAGCTTTTTGTCGGAATGATCCTGGGACCTCTGCTGTTTTTTATTGCATTTGGATGGGGTCTTGGGAGCGGCATTGATGTAAACGGTACTTCTTACATTGTTTTTATTCTTACCGGACTTATAGCAATGAATGGCATGAATACAGCATTTTCGATAGGGATGACAATAAATGTGGAAAGATTTTACTGGCACACGTT harbors:
- a CDS encoding ATP-binding cassette domain-containing protein, with amino-acid sequence MTEKTEINKNIRQHAGSGRNSLSGGENIKLNENDAISISIRNVVKKYGNLYAVKDISFDVKKGEFFGFLGPNGAGKTTIIRIITTSTKATSGQVLVNGYDITKEPIKAKKDIGVVSQYINIDMELTCRENLIVHAMLHRMKKKEASERIDFLLDYIEMTDKKNVLVEHISGGMKRKLMIARALLHEPDILFLDEPTIGLDAHSKRKLWELMSKINSENKTIFLTTHYIEEAEELCSRVGIIHEGQLIALDSPANLIKTVGSITLDVLENDMLKSYFFNSREQALAGASKNEGTVVIRETNLEDVFLNKTGRRVES